The following DNA comes from Camelina sativa cultivar DH55 chromosome 14, Cs, whole genome shotgun sequence.
tttttatgTAGTGTGTTTTTGGCATTAGTTCTCTTTTGAATAGAGTTATCAATTagttccaaacaaaaaaaaaagaaaattaaaagaagtaAATTGCTTTGTATTCTCAGAAATTAGATCTGACTCATGTTGTTTCGTGACGACTCTACGACTACGACGGCAACAAGGGTTTCTCGTGTAACAAGGATCAAAATAGCAACATCATAATTACTAAGAGGTTTATTGTGTTACAAAATCTCCCTTTGAAGGTGCCATGCTGGATCTTGCACTTATGGGCCATTCGAATTCTTATTGCTTTAGAGCATGTGCATCAGCGTATGTGCACACCGTCCCacataattaaaagtttaaatttaaatcGAAATGAATGAAAAATCGAAGAAACATATCTACAAACGAGATGTATTTTCGTTCGTCCTTCATAACACATGGCGGCATGGTATTGGTTGCTGTCGTTTGGGTAGGGTGAACCCAAAAAATCGATTACTCGAGTCATTTGTTTTCTCtccgtctctctttctttactctctctctctcgacgacGATTTGATTCCGAAGGCCGATCTCCTTGAAAATTGGCTGAAGCAAACACAAATCTGCCGTCAATTTCCTCATGCCGGTTGCAATAGAAAGAGGTTTGTGTTCCAACTTCGTTTCCGATGGtagatgatttagttttttaGATGTATTATCTATTTTGGGTTTAAGGCAATTATTTATGTGATTCGATAGATTTGTCTCTGAGTTTTGATTCGATTGTTGACTATCTGTGTTTATGTATATGTTCTctctgattttaattttgatttagggtttcgtaATATGTTTTGGATTTCGATTTAGGGATTCGAGTTAGTTTTTAGGggttcgatttagggttttgatttagtttttagggtttcgatttaggaTTTCGATTTAGTTTCACTCTGAttttagtttctgattttttgACTATCTTAAAATTGGTTCTAATTCTACGAAATTTATTTGGGGATGCAGATTTCAAAGGATAAAGTTTGTTGCTTTGGTCGTATTTCGAATGGGATAGCAAGCGTTAGTCAATCCCTACATGGTAAGGCAACCAAATTGGCCTTATGACTATAGATTTATCTGCTATCAAGCGTTAGTCACTGCCTTTCTTGTGATAGCTAGCGTTAGTCACTGCCTTTCTTATGAATAAAAACGAGTTTTAACATTGCGCTTATTTGTTGTGAAACCGGATTCTTTTATGTTAAACCGAGTTTAACATTgcacttgtttgttgtttatgagTTTCCTCAGCGTCACCTAAAGAAAGCCTCACATTACGAGAAATCACAGAACAAGTAGCAACAATCAGCCAGTCAAAGGTAAATAATCGATTCCATTAGCATCAAAAATGTcaatttcttgttgtttgttgtatacTTGGGGTATGTAGTGGTCTCATTTATTGATTTGGTAGACTATTTATTGGTCATGATCTCTGTTAAAATAGTTTTAGACTTCAAGTAGTTGGTGTACTTGATATTTgttgtcataaattgtgattagacttaGGTAGTTGAAGCTTTGGTCATTACGAATGGTAATTTATTACTTGATACTTTTTCACCCTTTAAACACCAAAACAGCCTTCAAtctttctccatcatcttctctctctcgtttttggttcttggttttttggttcttcttttAAACACCAAACCATACTTCACTCTTTTCCtaatcatctcaaactcttcttCCTATGAGTTCTTACAATACATTCAGTCAGTCTTCTAGTTATTTAGATCTTCTCAACAGTCAAGGAGAGTCACTTAACGAAGACAACTCTTCTTACGAAATACCTCAATGGAACTCTCAACAATCCCCGGATGTACCTCTTTCTCAAGAGGCACCTGTCAGGAAGGATAGGAAGAAGTGGAATCCGGCTGACGATGAAATTCTGATCAGTGCGTGGTTGAATACTTCGAAGGACCCGATTATTGCTAATCAACAGAAGGGAGGAAGCTTTTGGCAAAGGGTTCAAAAATACTATACAGAGTCTCCTCATGCTATAGCCAACGGTGAACAGGGGCTGAACATAAACTGTAAACAGTGGTGGTTCAAGATCAATGAGTTCACTAACAAGTTCTGTGGGGCTTATGCAGCTGCAGAGAGACTAAACAGTAGTGGACACTCTGAGAACGATGTGCTGAAGGTGGCTCACGAGATATACTTCTCTGACTATAAGACGAAGTTTACAATGGAGCATTGCTGGTGTTTGTTAAGGTTTGAGCAGAAATTCCTTAACCAAAACGCGATTAACACCCCCTCACCTTCAGTcagaacaaagaggaaaccaGTTGGTGCAGCTGATCAATCCGAGGCAACCCACACTGAACAAGACTCTGAGATAAGGCCTCAAGGTATCAAGGCTGCGAAGGCTGACAGGAAGAACTCTCAGGGAAAGGCTCTTGCTGAGTACACGAGCATGTGGGAAGTCAAGAGGGTGGATATGGCTGAAAAGGAGAAGCTACAGAAGCTTGGCATACTAGACACACTTCTTGCCAAACCGGAGCCACTTAGTGCAGCTGATCAACTTATAAAGGATAAGATAGTGGCACAGTATTTTGCAGATTGATGTATTGACTTAAGAAGCAACTTTGTATTTCCTAATTTAGTAGAATAAGTTTGAATTTCTGTTTCAGTATTAAAttatgtgttctctttgttatctataaatttatgtgttctctttgttaaCCTTCGAGCTACAACTGTTCTTGAATAATGTTATTTCCAGGTTAAGTATCCGATGGGCCATGACTACAGCTACTCTCAGCCTGATTCCTCAGAGGAGTATGATAGATATTCGCATGACACTAAGCAGAGGGAAATAGAAGCTTTGATTCGAAAGGATGAGTCTGAGAGTAACTTACTCAATACTCTGCAGACTCAATACCCTCCCTAACCTGAGGTTGAGTTCGGATTCCCCAAGGTATGCTACTGTGGTGGTCAGCCTATTCTATCCTCAAGCGAGAACAAATGGTAAGTGGTTTAACATGTCCATATTATTAAGTGATTTCCAATGTTTTAACCTGAGGTTGAATTGATTTGCgatgttatatatgttaatgGAGGTTCTTCACATGTTGGaatgttgatgatggagagatgCATATTCACAAGTGGTGGGATGCAACAGTcatggaggagatgagagagatgaaCAGACAATGTGAACTGCTGACGGAGGAGGTAGATAGCATTACATTCGCCAGTGACTACGATTCACACATCCGTAATGAAACTGAGCAGAAAATAGCCCAGTTAGAGAAAATAGTGTTTGATCTAGGGAAGAGCAGAAATAAGTTTAGAAATTGTTTTGAAATGATGGTTTTCTCAACAGTTATTGTCGTTGCTTTACTGGTAATTGTGGTGATGTCTAAATACAACTGGTTCTGAACTTGTATCCCTATGAACTTGTAAGCTTGTATGCAGaggaaaaaaagtttgtttttatttttgatgtttgtatggtttatgttttttatttttaatgttttattgtatgttttatttttttttcaagtttttgtaactttgtaattttcttatgtttttaatgtcaatgttatatttttaattataattaaaactttaatatgtttttatttattaatttaaataattaattttttaaattgaaaatactattattttttccagGGGACCAACTGTGTgggacaccaatgctcataccaaactctgaaaataaaattattatatttgagggaccaaaattTGTCCCTCACCAATGCCCATGATCTTATAGATTCTCGATCTTAGATGTAAGACGGAGAAGTAATTTCAAGAATATTACCCATTTCGAAAAGCACGAACTTTTTTACTCATGTTTTATATACCAAATTATACATTAAAATCCATTAGTATTGCTTAGCAGTCGACTGTGTTGTACTTTATCAAATACATTGTATAATAGCatatttcaccttgtttttAAAGTATATCTAACTCCACTAAACTATGCACTGCTCAATAACATCCCCTTAGTTTTTACGATGGATAAATACTCTTTTCCCTGTAACTTTACacatcatatttttcttttttctctaagTACCGCCGCATTTTACCATAAACATAACCAAATCTAAGTCATAACCGAGCCATAaccatataaaataattagaaatttgtAGTCGATAACagattatatatagttaaaattttgttaactgTAActgttaattaatattaactaaattttaatccgcgggataatttttttaaaataataacatttttatttttatttattttttatttttttatatttagttgttttgtttaattaaataataattttgtttggatcaatgttttcaaaaccggaccggaccggCGGTCGAACCACGTTAACTCGCGAACCGGCAGCATACCCGGATTGGattaatatcaaaacccaaagaaaattgaaccggtaaaaaaaccatatcaacccgccaaaaacccaaaaaccggTAAATCATTGAACCGGATAAAACcgggttttaactttttttgtaaaaacgaGTGCAATTAATTAcctttctagttttatttttagcaGTAGTAGggtttcttaaaataaaaattcccgtaattgaactttttacttttcatactagttttttttcttttagtttgagTTCTCTGCAACTCACAccacaaatcttcaaaattaaagtaattttattgaaaccaattatttttataataaaagatgtTTGATCAGTGCATGTTTTGGTAATCAATTTGGTGTTCATTTTTTCTCTAGTGTACGTAATAGAAGAGAAcgattactaaaatattttattggtaatggttagtttgttattattttaaaaaaaaattatgattattgaagtattttatttggtgtaaccaattatatcatagttgtaatcattgaaaaaatagaaaaatatcatcaaaatcaattgaacccGGTTGACCCCGATCGAGCCGTATTGACTCATGACCCAAAAGCTTTCCCGGTTCAGTAACCGGttcggttttaaaaacattggtttggattgtcaattattagaacaagaataggggaaataaatacataaatatgtaatttataagctattttCGGATTAAGTCACACttttaccaatgatttaattgttttacaaaattttagttaaattaccctgatttaatatgtctaatattcttatattagtggtattgaccaaataattaaataaagatttaacccgtctttcaaaaccgaattaataatattttatttatactaatgttaattcaaaccgtcatgttaataacatgtcccactatataacaacaaaccgtcatattagtggtttaacccgtatttcaaaaccgtcatattagtggttttggttgtgtgttgtgtttcgtttgtgaagttgatatttatacatggaaaatTCTAGCAAGGAGTTTACGATCTGTAGCAATataagagagattttagtgttttcctatttgagttgataacattatcgcagaataatattcagtttcttaacacagtatatactatattaaatgtttttcttgatgctaaagttaaatatacccgattattgagtttctaaaagttgggttctcgtttttatgaactttattaacgttataataattattgcgattgtaatcatttgttactcaaactcggctgtgtcatttaaatttaagagatcatacgGTCTCTAATGAtttattaaaataggtttgaaGATTTTTAATCCCTTGaaaatttaatgcgtagagttgCGTTTGGAAACATCAAAAAGTATAGATGGAGTGAAGCTTATTATGACAATAAGTGTAAATAAATTTGTTCGATTAATATAGTTCCATTAAATGAGTTTCCAtgaattgttattttaggaaaatagttaggggttaatgttgtaaataaaacaaattaaataaccaaaatttcagggcataacacaaaatgtacttcaaaaataataatatagattatatcAAAATCATTGATTAACCGCATAATTAAAccgtattttaaaaaaataatataaaatataataattattatttatttaagatGAACCATATATGATATAAGAAATACCATTacactaaaaaatatatatatatcaatcaaaaatataatcattcgtAGCCAAGGAGAGAGGTCTATATTAAGATTCTCCAgacaatttggaaaaaaaaacgtgTTTCTTGCACTTCCAACAAATGAGAGACATACCTAAAAACATGCAGTAGCAAGAAGTAGATCTCTTTGTGTCGAGGCAAGAATCATAATGCACATCTGCAAATGCTTGAATTTGAAGTTCAGCTTAATTTAGAGGAGTAAAACAAACCTTGCCGAATGGTGCTTTTGATGTTGTGTAGAATCTTGTAGGCAGCCTCTAAATGAGCATGGCGAAGATAATATCAAGACGAGTGATCTGCATATATACATTAGTCTTCCAGTGAGACGTCTATAGGGTTTACCATCAACCAAATCTCCACCAGTAtactttgaaaatttaataatagGATTCATAGGAACATTAGACGGTTTGCAGCGTAAGGTCATGTGCATTGATAATACGAATATGATCTCTCTGGTTTAGGGGTGTCAATCAAGCTGGTCAGGCCCGCCCGGTACGAAATCCGTAAACCCGCATATGTTTGAAACCGATCCAGTTTTGGTCCGAAATATTttcgagcctatatttcaaagcccgaaTCCGGCCTAACATAATAATTACAAGATTTTTCGAGTTTTTCCGGGCTTatcttacaaatcaaaaattcaaacttataaaccTTAAAACGCAGTGTTCAGAGgtgcactataaaacaaatcaatcaaaattgtaataactcatctatattcactacaaccaacttaatttaaaataaaaagttaaaaactaaataaaatttttatactttaaccaaataaaacaatatagaattcatataaaatatcatagataaaaatgttaaaagtagTATTATGtaaggttattaagtaaatatgaaatctaggattagagtttcaaactttatttgcaataaatcattaacaaatattgcaatcaaataaaatgttaacaaaaaagtacaaatgTATTTGTTAAAGTGTTTTTCGGGCTGGTCCGAGCTCAGTCGGGCGAAGCCCGAAAAACCCTATAGTCCGAATGGGATAAGCCTGAAAGGCTCGATTtttctaaacatatatatttaaacttgaGCCCTGTATTTTTCAGGGCCGAGCCGGGCCAGCCCGCGGGCTTTGGACCTAATTGACGTCTAATCTTATATCTCATTTAGCTACTTTACCTAAGTTGAGGAGCTAAAAAGGTAACCTAAGTTGAGGAGCTGAAAAGGTAAGTGAAATACTGCTGCTAATTaccttattttttatatttaatcacttcttttttttccaaacatttgGTAACAAGATATGAATCCAAAAATGTCTACAACAAACCCTTCCCGCACGTTTTGTAccaatgttttttaaaaattggataGGCGACCTCCCTTTTAGTTGTCCCATTTTCATCgtttttttctgatattttttttttaaaaactgtaaacATTATATCCCTAATTTTACTCCCACTATCACCAGCACAATCAAGATTTATAACTGAATTAATCTTCTATTTAAcaccaaattttgtttcttccatACATTTTTCTGTTCATTATGATTACgattttctctgttttcctctccactttttttcttcttctcgttaCAATTCTCAGAAAGATGAATACTTAaactttgtttatattcattcATTTTCCCTTGAACTCATTGATTCTGAATTTATCTATTCATTTGGAAGATTTGATAGTTCGTTTTCTAgattttgtctttctcttcaacaattttttagaatttgtttttattatcagAATGTTTGTCTATTAATTCTAATGTcactttttcaatttgatttcagGTATTATTGTGGTCATCAAGAGGACGATGATCGATGATGATAACTAGAGAGCTCAAACAATAATGGCGTTGGTTAGAGATCTGATGAgagtaatctatatataatatatatataataccaaTCCGAAAAAATGCCACTAAAAGTAAGTTTTTTCAATTGTACTTTTTGGATATTTCTCTAAAATAAtctatagaaaatttaaattgtattttttcactacaagaaaacatgccaATTGCGACGGTAATATTTGTCGCTTATTCCTCGCAAAATGATAATAGTGACAGATTTGCGAGAAACGTCATTTCCTCGCAATACACATGTCGCAAATTGGAAATCGAAGCACTTCCCTAGCAAAACTTGCGATGAATATAACTCCGTCGCAAAACACACGCAAACTGCGATGGACAATAAACCTCGCAACTCTCTTGCAAAATATGTCGAAGTAAATCCCTCGCAGATTTGCAAGACTTTTGCGACATAATTTCTATcgcaaaatattaataatcttatAAACTCAGAAATATGTTTCCTCGCAAGTTAGTAGCAATTATTTGCATTCATCGCAAATCCGTAGCATAAATTTGCTacggatttgttttttttttcattttgatattgtatttttgattttaaattttatatttttacactaatttttataaatagaaaatgtaataaaaatagaaaagaaaattcaaacaTATATTTCAATTGAAACATTTTCTTGATTAGCAAAAATAAATTGTCTTTAGAAccatgttcaaaaaaaaaaaaaaacttatacacAAATTGTCTTAAAAAGATGGTGATAGAGAGTGAAGTCCGGTTCCGGTTCCTGTGTTTGTGCCTGTGCCGGTAGCAGTGTTGTCCCCTGTCTCAGGTAAGGTTGGATTGGTACCTCCTGCTATGGTTGGATTGGAGCCTCTTGGTATGGTTGGATTGGTGGTTGCATTGGAGCCTCCATCTTCATTCGTCCTCGGGGTTCCGCTTCCAAACCTAGCAgcaaactcaagatcctttccgGCAAGGTAGTCAAAATATGCATCATAGGAatgtattttttcttcattgtcttgaagTTGAGAGGCTTGAGTTGCTAGAGTAGTGGCTTGAGATGCAAGAGTAGCTTCAGTGACAGCAAGCTTCTCAGCAAGAACAACCGAATCATCAGTAGGCGGAAGCGATGGACCAAAATGGGCTGATGATGCTTCATTTTGCAAAGAACCAACTCCataaaatctatttttcttcttcggagcaacctgtCAGCaatacaatcaaacaatcaCATTACTAGTCGTATGAATGAGAGAAGCAACAACCAACATACAAGCTTTGGATCGTAGAAGagacacaacaacacaaacttgGCATATTACAAACTAATCTTAGCATACCATATGACAAACTTAAACAGAAGACAAGAcatccaacaaaaacacaaacaaatcttagCCTATCACAAACTAATTGGACCAATCCTAGGATATCATATCACAaacttaaaacaacaaaaactaacaCAAGACAATAAGGCAACAACACAAAGAAGTTAGAAGTTTACCTCGGCGTAAATTTTGTTCTTGGTATGAACAGACAACCCACCAGAAGCAGAACTCTTCGTGTTATCCCCTGAACAGAGCTGAGACTGAACCTCTTGTATCTTCGATGACACTTCATTGTAGATGGACTCTGACTTTCCATCGACAAAACTCCCATCGGGTTTTCTGTGAGTATCTTCTAGGACACGTAGATAATCCGGAGTGCTTTCACCAACCAGCTCAGactaaaacaaagtaaaaaaaagacaaaggttattagtaagaaaaaaagagtagtaTAGAAGGACAAAGGTTAGAATTCAGAAACTTACAAGTTTTCTGGCACGAGCTTTAAAAGAAGTCTGGCCTGAGCGGCGTTTATGCATGCCATTGCCATCTGGATCATGATATCTTGCATTACGACCGTTGATACTCTTTACTTTAGATTTGGGATCACGCCAATACTGAACTAGTCCAGCCCAGACTTGAGGATCAATCCATCGCGGCTTTGCATTATCACCATTTTCCCTCCACTTTCCCTTCCACCGGCtcacttgatcacacatccactccttcaacttcttctcAAACTCAAGCCTAACTCTACCGTTTAGTAGTGGTCCATAAACTAAACTAATAAACTATCATTCTACAATGTAATGGTTCATAGATGTTTTTACTTACCGCAAATGTTTCATACCATCGATCTACAACACGCTCTAGCGTTtgtgtccaattggcatgaggcTCTTTGAAGTCTCTTTCAAAGATGCTGTGGACAGTGGCTGCCACGCTCCCATCCTCAGAAAACCTAGGGATAAGATTGGATGTAATCAGTTTAAAGTTGAACCGagaattaaaatttcaaactaAAATTGAAATCAGCATTATCAATTTCTTACCAGATAGTTCCAGGAGGGCGGTTTGGATCTAATCTTGTTAGATGTTGACGACCGGGACTGTCCAGTAACTCCTCCAACGTCATATTGTTTAGACGTCGAGGCAAAGAAGATGTAGGAGTGTCTGAAGATGTAGCAGTGTCTGGAGATGTAGGAGTGGCTGGATTGGCACGAATGGGTGGAGTTGCAGCAGCGGTTGGAGGCGCACCAGTGGGTGGAGAAGAAGCATTCGCTGGAGGCCTTTGCTGTGAGGTTGCATGTCGAGAATCCTGAACACCCGATGAGGTCCCTCGAGAACCACTTCGAGAACCACCACTACGTGGACTAGGAGCATTAGACTGAGAGAGGAATCGTGTGTAGTCGTTCCCAGAAAATATctacaaggaaaaaaagaaactgaggGTTTAAAACTTAAATCGAACGAATGAACCACAAATCTATTTGAGAGATTAATCACaggtttataattaaaaaaaaaatcttaaatcgAACAATCAACCAcatatttattcataaaaaaaaaacttaaatcgaCCAATGAACCACAGATTTATTCAATAGAAATCTTAAATCGAACAATCAACCCTGTATTTATTCAATAAAGAAGTTTAATCGAACAaataaaacagtaaaagaacAAATGAAAGAAGGAGACAACCACAGATTTCTCggtgatgaaggagaagaagaatcgaacgaactggagaagaagaagaacttcaGAAAAACTTAGGGTTTACCGGAAACGGCGAGAGGTtaaccggagaagaagaaggaagaagaaggatgtaACAGTTTACCGGAAACGGCGAGAGATtaaccggagaagaagaaggaagaagaatttAAGGGTTTGGGTGTTGCGGCGTGGTTTGAGCTTGCTCAAACTAGGGCTTccgagtatatatataaagttatgaCGCCTCGCAAATCCGTTGCAAATATTGCAACATACTTGCTAGTTTCCCTCGCAATTACATAGCAAAGTTGTGTTTTAGGGTATACGAGCGAGGCATTTGCGAGGGAAGACTCGGTAACACGTCGCAAATGccttgcaaaataaaataaaaatacttttacaattttatactttaaaaaaaaatatatatgttttcacaTTAATACCATGTACATAcataaatatgattaatttcataactaaaaacaataaaacaagtagaaatataacataaatttcatatatttttgaattattgcGAGGCATTTGCGAGTCTTGCCTAGCAAATAACTTGCAAACGCCTCGCAAATGTTTGAAACCTCGCAATTACATAGCAAAGTTGTGTTTAGGGTATACGATTTTGCGAGGTATTTGCGAGGGAAGCCTCGGTAATATGTCGCTAATACCTCGCAAAGTGTAAAAAATACCTTTACAATTTATTCAGATTCATTTTATGAATTGATTCATTAAAAAGAATAGGAACCTTTACAATCTACAAACTtcatgagattttaaaaaatcaccaTGTAGATCATAGCATATGGTACCACTTCTATATATGCATCAAGGGAAGATATCTTATACTTCTCTTTATGATTTTGGATcatatagcatatatatatgttttcacaTTAATACCATGTACATAcataaatatgattaatttcataactaaaaacaataaaacaagtagaaatataacataaatttcatatatttttgaattattgcGAGGCATTTGCGAGTCTTGCCTAGCAAATAACTTGTAAACGCCTCGCAAATGTTCGAAACCTCGCAATTACATAGCAAAGTTGTGTTTAGGGTATACGATTTTGCGAGGGAAGCCTCGGTAATATGTCGCAAGTACCTCTCAAAGTGTAAAAAATACCTTTACAATTTATTCAGATTCATTTTATGAATTGATTCATTAAAAAGAATAGGAACCTTTACAATCTACAAACTtcatgagattttaaaaaatcaccatgtagatacataaaaaaaaattactagaaaaaaaactacaattacTTAATCAGATtcattttttgaattaataGAAAGTACATTATCATCATCTGAATCTACTCCATTATCAGACTCTTCGAATTCGTCTAATTCAACCTCTTCTTCAGAGACATCACCAACATCTTCTAATTGTCGGTTTTGTGGATCAATGTGGATAACATCTTCTGTTGATATGTTTGGAATGGAAATTTCATCAACTCTCTCTTCTTGCAACACGACTTTCTCATCAACTAACCCGACTATACGGCCTCGAGGCGAAACTTTGATGACTGATAACCACATATCACGTCTTGGCCGCAATCGAGGATAGTAAATAAAGCTCACTTGTTATGCCTGTGATGCTAGGATGAAAGGATCAATTTTGGCATACGATCTGTTGGCATTTACATCGACAACTCCCCAATTATTTACTTGCATGCCTCGGGGCGATGGATCATACCAGTTACACTTGAAATGTACGCATCTCAGATTCAGAAGGCCTGGATATTCAACTTCTAAGATTTGTTCCAAAACGCCATAAAAATCGCTATCACCAGCTTGTACAAAGATTCCGTAATTTGCTGTAGCTTTTCGACTACCATGTGCATACGTATGAAAAGTGTAACCGCGAGTGAAGTACATCGGAGCAGTAGTGATTTTTGCTCTTGGTTCTTGAACGACCTCATGCAACCAAAGAGGCAAGGGTTCATTTCCACATCCATTTTGAACctataattaatagaaaatgcttattaaaattaaagaataaataaagtatacatatacataattttattttaaatatatacttaCATAGTATTTTAACCAATTAGCAAAATCCCGCTCTTTGTAAGCTTCAT
Coding sequences within:
- the LOC104743567 gene encoding glutathione S-transferase T3-like gives rise to the protein MSSYNTFSQSSSYLDLLNSQGESLNEDNSSYEIPQWNSQQSPDVPLSQEAPVRKDRKKWNPADDEILISAWLNTSKDPIIANQQKGGSFWQRVQKYYTESPHAIANGEQGLNINCKQWWFKINEFTNKFCGAYAAAERLNSSGHSENDVLKVAHEIYFSDYKTKFTMEHCWCLLRFEQKFLNQNAINTPSPSVRTKRKPVGAADQSEATHTEQDSEIRPQGIKAAKADRKNSQGKALAEYTSMWEVKRVDMAEKEKLQKLGILDTLLAKPEPLSAADQLIKDKIVAQYFAD